One Gossypium hirsutum isolate 1008001.06 chromosome A11, Gossypium_hirsutum_v2.1, whole genome shotgun sequence genomic window carries:
- the LOC107954811 gene encoding uncharacterized protein — MEFPTYGGVGDPLGWLKRCENFFGNERTNEEDKVGLASFHLLGEAQMWFDQIEEEEANLDWECFRECCHVRSGPPMSNNPLRELVNLRQTGTVEEYQCQFQSLLARTTDLKPRQQVNLFTAELVEELRIDIEMQQPENLGVAMNIARALERKQKVSSKILSQTSLNWSASQNAGST, encoded by the coding sequence ATGGAATTTCCCACTTATGGTGGTGTTGGAGATCCTTTAGGATGGTTAAAAAGATGCGAAAATTTTTTTGGCAATGAACGGACCAACGAAGAAGACAAAGTTGGCCTAGCTTCATTCCATCTTTTAGGAGAGGCACAAATGTGGTTTGATCAAATCgaagaagaggaggcaaatctGGATTGGGAATGCTTCAGAGAGTGTTGTCATGTCAGGTCTGGACCACCTATGAGTAATAACCCCTTGAGGGAACTTGTAAACCTGAGACAAACTGGGACGGTAGAAGAATATCAATgccaatttcaatcactacttgCTAGGACTACTGATCTTAAACCTCGGCAACAAGTAAACCTTTTTACTGCTGAATTAGTAGAGGAACTAagaattgatattgaaatgcAACAACCAGAAAACCTTGGAGTTGCAATGAATATAGCTCGAGCTTTGGAACGTAAACAAAAAGTCTCTTCCAAGATTTTATCTCAAACCAGTCTAAACTGGTCAGCTTCCCAAAATGCTGGTAGCACTTGA
- the LOC107962750 gene encoding disease resistance protein RPV1-like, whose product MLSLLSTSSSISRKKYDVFLSFRGEDTRKNFTDHLYDALNRSGIVTFRDDPKLEAGEEIAPELFKAIQQSRCSVIVFSETYAFSGWCLEELAEIVKQKNDKGHEVFPIFYDVDPSDLRKKKGKVEEAFAKHEERYKKDKDKIQKWRNASTEVANISGWHLNNRHEPEFIRDIDKKILAKLDQIYPIDHDHDEYWN is encoded by the exons ATGTTGTCGTTACTTTCGACTTCCTCATCCATTTCTAGAAAGAAATACGATGTTTTCTTGAGTTTTAGAGGTGAAGATACCCGCAAGAACTTTACGGATCATCTCTACGATGCTCTAAATAGAAGTGGGATTGTCACTTTTAGAGACGATCCAAAGTTGGAGGCCGGTGAAGAGATCGCACCGGAACTCTTCAAAGCAATTCAGCAATCAAGGTGCTCGGTAATCGTTTTTTCGGAGACCTATGCCTTTTCAGGTTGGTGCTTGGAGGAGCTTGCGGAGATTGTTAAACAGAAAAATGACAAGGGTCATGAAGTATTTCCAATTTTCTATGACGTGGATCCATCCGATTTaagaaaaaagaagggaaaagttGAAGAAGCCTTCGCCAAACACGAAGAAAGATACAAGAAAGATAAAGACAAGATCCAAAAGTGGCGAAATGCTTCGACTGAAGTGGCTAACATCTCGGGATGGCATTTAAATAATag GCATGAACCAGAGTTTATCAGAGACATTGATAAGAAGATATTAGCAAAATTAGATCAGATATATCCAATTGATCATGATCATGATGAGTATTGGAATTAG